Proteins encoded within one genomic window of Brassica rapa cultivar Chiifu-401-42 chromosome A09, CAAS_Brap_v3.01, whole genome shotgun sequence:
- the LOC103846862 gene encoding alpha-L-arabinofuranosidase 2 — protein sequence MMDRKWCSLTFLTSICLILFLLGSYAAYEHFRRVDAREDNEKHYVTLQVEASNATGRPIPETLFGIFFEEINHAGAGGLWAELVSNRGFEAGGQIIPSSIWPWSIIGDESTISVVTDRSSCFERNKIALRMEVLCNSSGCPSEGVGVYNPGYWGMNIEKGKKYKVTLYVRSTGDIDVSVSLTSSNGSLTLASEQIIALASEVSKWTKKEMLLEANGTDDGARLQLTTTKNGSIWFDQVSAMPVDTYKGHGFRNDLFQMMVDLKPRFIRFPGGCYVEGDSLSNAFQWKKTVGAWEERPGHFGDVWNYWTDDGLGHFEFFQLAEDLGAAPIWVFNSGISHHDQVETARIMPFVQEALDGIEFARGDANSTWGSVRAAMGHPKPFGLKYVAVGNEDCGKKYYKGNYLEFYNAIKKAYPDIKIISNCDGSSQPLDHPADYYDYHVYTLAKELFSMSHMFDKTSRDGPKAFVSEYAVNITDANTGNLLAALGEAGFLLGLEKNSDVVGMVSYAPLFVNTNDRRWLPDAIVFNSSHLYGTPSYWVQQFFTESSGATLLSSTMEGNSSYVEASAISFQSNGSDYIQIKAVNFANVTVELKVKMTGLDSSNTKASAKKKKVLTSASVMDENSFSNPEMIKPQESIGVMSEGNFTFVLPPYSFSSFDI from the exons ATGATGGACAGGAAGTGGTGTTCTCTGACGTTTCTGACAAGTATTTGCCTGATATTATTTCTCCTTGGCTCTTATGCTGCTTACGAGCATTTTCGTCGTGTTGATGCTCGAGAAGACAACGAAAAACATTATGTGACACTGCAAGTAGAAGCTTCCAACGCCACAGGACGACCCATTCCTGAAACCCTTTTTGGGATCTTCTTTGAG GAAATCAATCATGCTGGAGCAGGTGGACTGTGGGCTGAACTTGTTAGCAACAGAG GATTTGAAGCTGGTGGACAAATCATTCCTTCCAGTATCTGGCCTTGGTCCATTATTGGAGATGAATCAACCATATCTGTAGTTACAGACCGCTCTTCATGTTTTGAGCGCAACAAAATTGCACTTAGAATGGAAGTGCTTTGTAACAGCAGTGGTTGTCCATCAGAAGGAGTCGGGGTTTATAACCCGGGTTACTGGGGCATG aacattgaaaaaggaaagaaatacAAAGTGACCCTGTATGTGCGTTCCACTGGGGACATCGATGTGTCTGTGTCTTTGACAAGCTCGAATGGATCACTAACTCTTGCATCAGAGCAGATTAT AGCTTTGGCTTCTGAGGTTTCAAAATGGACAAAGAAGGAAATGCTTTTGGAGGCAAATGGAACAGATGATGGCGCAAGGCTTCAATTGACAACTACCAAAAATGGTTCAATCTGGTTTGATCAAGTCTCAGCCATGCCTGTGGATACTTATAAG GGACATGGTTTTAGGAATGATCTTTTCCAAATGATGGTTGATCTCAAACCTCGTTTCATCCGTTTCCCTG GTGGTTGTTATGTGGAGGGTGATTCGTTAAGCAACGCATTCCAGTGGAAAAAAACCGTGGGAGCTTGGGAAGAGAGGCCTGGCCACTTTGGTGATGTTTGGAACTACTGGACAGATGATGGTCTTGGCCACTTTGAGTTCTTCCAA CTGGCTGAAGATCTCGGTGCAGCTCCAATATGGGTGTTTAACAGTG GAATCAGTCATCATGATCAAGTTGAAACCGCACGTATCATGCCGTTTGTTCAA gAAGCGCTAGATGGTATTGAGTTTGCTCGTGGTGATGCTAATTCAACATGGGGATCAGTTCGAGCTGCAATGGGACATCCAAAGCCTTTTGGCCTTAAATATGTTGCTGTTGGGAATGAAGATTGTGGGAAAAAATACTACAAAG gAAACTACCTTGAGTTCTATAACGCTATCAAGAAAGCCTATCCAGACATCAAAATCATCTCCAACTGCGATGGATCGTCTCAACCACTCGATCACCCTGCTGATTACTATGATTATCAC GTTTATACTCTTGCCAAGGAGTTGTTTTCCATGTCCCATATGTTTGACAAAACGTCGCGTGATGGTCCAAAG GCTTTTGTTAGTGAATACGCTGTGAACATAACAGATGCTAATACTGGAAACCTTCTAGCTGCTCTTGGTGAAGCAGGTTTCCTCCTTGGTTTGGAAAAGAACAG TGATGTTGTAGGAATGGTAAGCTATGCACCTCTCTTCGTTAACACAAACGACAGAAG gTGGTTGCCAGATGCTATAGTTTTCAACTCGTCTCATTTGTATGGAACACCAAGCTATTGGGTCCAACAGTTCTTCACAGAGTCAAGTGGAGCAACTCTTCTCAGCTCTACTATGGAGGGAAACTCTTCTTATGTTGAAGCATCTGCCATATCCTTCCAAAGCAATGGCTCTGATTACATACAGATTAAG GCTGTTAACTTTGCAAACGTGACAGTAGAGCTGAAGGTAAAGATGACTGGATTGGACTCGAGCAACACGAAAGCTTctgcaaaaaagaagaaagtacTTACATCTGCCAGTGTGATGGATGAGAACTCCTTCTCCAACCCAGAGATG ATTAAGCCACAAGAAAGCATAGGGGTGATGTCGGAGGGGAACTTCACGTTTGTTCTCCCTCCCTACTCCTTTTCGTCATTCGATATTTAG